Below is a genomic region from Caldisalinibacter kiritimatiensis.
ATAGTTATGATGAAAGAAAGAGGATTAAAGGTTGTAAAGTCAACAGAAGAATTACTAAATGTATTATAACCACAGCGTAACAGCTGTGGTTTTTCTGTATATATTAAACTTAATGGGTAATTAATATATAACATAGATAAATATGTTATAATTTACAATGTTGAAAAATTGAAAGAAAAGGGTGATGGAATTGAATTATAAGCTTATAGCAATAGACATGGATGGGACTTTGTTAAATAGTAACAAAGAGATTTCAGAGAGAAATAAAAAGGCACTCAAAGTGGCTACAGAAAAAGGAGTACAAGTAGTAATATCAACTGGTAGGATTTTCACATCAGCTAGATATTATGCTAAATTATTGGGGTTAATAACTCCTATCATTTCATGTAATGGAGCTTATGTGTGTGAATATCATAGAAAAAATGTATTATATGAGAATCCTATGGAAACAGTTGACTTTAAAGAAATAATTAAAACATTACAAGAAAATGACTTTTACTATCATTTTTACGATAATGAAAACTTTTATACAAGGGAATTAAACTATAGCTCTTCAAGTTATTATAATTGGAATAAAAAACAAAAACCAGGAGATAGAATCAACATTGAAATAATTGATAATCCAATGGAGTTAGTTGAAGAAAAGGAACTGAAGATTTACAAAATAGTAGCAGTAGATAAGGACAGAGAAAAGTTAGATTACATAAGAAAAGTTCTTAGCAAGAATAAAAATATTGAAATCGTAAGTTCATGGAGTGATAATATAGAAATAATGAACAAAGGGGTATCTAAAGGAAAGGCACTAGAGAAACTTTGTAAGATTTATAATATCAGCAAAGAACAAGTTATAGCAATAGGGGATAATTATAACGATATACCTATGTTAGAATTTGCAGGTACAGCAGTAGCTATGGGAAATGGAGAAGAAGATGCTAAAAAGATAGCAGACATTGTTACAGATACAAATGATAATGATGGAGTAGCTAAGGCTATAGAAGAACTTATATTTTAATGAAAAATATATAAATAACGACTCTAACATATTTGTTAGGGTCTTTTTTGTGGTTTGATTATGTAACCTATTAGAAAAAATGATAATAAAAGAAGGAATGTTAACTATTAAATATACAAAATAATACAATATATAAAAGAATAATTTTAATAATTGTAATTTAACTAAGGTTAGGGAAAACTTTTAACAATAGAAAGTTTGTGATAATATTTAAATATCTAATTTATTTATATGATTTAACTATTTTTTTATTTATAAATTAAAAGATTAACAACATTAGGGAAGGAGATTTAATATGAAAGAAGTTGTACAATCCGTAGATAGAGCCCTAACTATACTAGAGGTTTTGTCTGATTATGAAGCAGGTCTAGGGATTACTGAAATTAGTGAGAAGATTCAATTACATAAGAGTACTATACATAGATTATTATCAACTCTAATATATAAGGGGTATGTAGAACAGGATGAAAAGACAAGTAAGTATAAACTAACTTTAAAACTATTTGAATTAAGTAATAAAAATATTGAAAAA
It encodes:
- a CDS encoding Cof-type HAD-IIB family hydrolase translates to MELNYKLIAIDMDGTLLNSNKEISERNKKALKVATEKGVQVVISTGRIFTSARYYAKLLGLITPIISCNGAYVCEYHRKNVLYENPMETVDFKEIIKTLQENDFYYHFYDNENFYTRELNYSSSSYYNWNKKQKPGDRINIEIIDNPMELVEEKELKIYKIVAVDKDREKLDYIRKVLSKNKNIEIVSSWSDNIEIMNKGVSKGKALEKLCKIYNISKEQVIAIGDNYNDIPMLEFAGTAVAMGNGEEDAKKIADIVTDTNDNDGVAKAIEELIF